From Desulfurispora thermophila DSM 16022, a single genomic window includes:
- a CDS encoding AAA family ATPase: protein MVIWYCDDNLARQHEVLNKLSEYDVKTYGRKEAERRIEQARPAALVVHTSCSTLLEKAGDVPAIVVTDEESTIEDLRNISCRADVVELEQINEGLQKILPRSYDITRTHQGNQESARHQESTPQYQLEALNRHKREQLVYTDYEHYVRLSYDTITPLNRCEIVLIASGKGGVGKTTITACLAQALARKQVATCAVDLDIKCPTLGAVLQIDHNRGVGELIKAPENVGDAFMDDLLVTHRSGARLLLPSGTVKLSGNDVIKIVRNLVRKNEVVIIDVGIARDEYVRACADIATKIFLVTKLTAPSLQKCKEWLAEIAPRDKSKVYLLVNMYGKMSAFPPTAAHRIMGINLAGTLPWELKVEKGEGNGNPLPERSAFAREIMNLADVIWPWKQWKEPGGGLLAGIRGLFGK from the coding sequence ATGGTAATATGGTACTGCGACGACAACCTTGCTCGGCAACATGAAGTGCTAAACAAGCTATCCGAGTATGACGTAAAAACATATGGCAGAAAAGAAGCTGAAAGACGTATCGAGCAGGCCCGACCGGCGGCTCTGGTGGTGCACACCAGTTGCAGCACTCTACTGGAAAAAGCCGGGGACGTACCAGCCATTGTAGTGACTGACGAGGAAAGCACCATTGAAGATTTGCGGAACATCAGTTGCCGGGCGGATGTAGTAGAACTGGAGCAAATTAATGAAGGGTTGCAGAAAATCCTCCCCAGAAGCTATGACATAACCAGGACGCACCAAGGCAACCAGGAATCTGCGCGCCATCAAGAAAGCACACCGCAATACCAGCTGGAAGCACTTAATAGACATAAGCGTGAGCAACTTGTTTATACGGATTACGAACATTATGTGCGCCTATCTTATGATACAATAACCCCTCTTAATAGATGTGAGATTGTACTTATAGCCAGCGGCAAGGGTGGTGTGGGCAAAACTACAATAACGGCCTGCCTGGCCCAGGCCCTGGCCAGGAAACAGGTTGCTACCTGTGCGGTTGACCTGGATATAAAATGCCCCACACTGGGGGCAGTATTGCAAATTGACCACAATAGGGGTGTTGGCGAGTTGATTAAAGCCCCTGAAAATGTGGGCGACGCTTTTATGGATGACCTGCTTGTCACCCACAGGAGTGGAGCAAGGTTACTGCTACCCAGTGGTACAGTTAAACTATCTGGCAACGATGTAATAAAGATTGTACGCAATCTGGTCAGGAAGAACGAAGTTGTTATTATTGATGTGGGAATTGCCAGAGACGAATACGTCAGGGCCTGTGCAGATATTGCCACCAAAATATTCCTGGTAACAAAGCTGACAGCCCCCTCTCTCCAAAAATGCAAGGAGTGGTTGGCAGAAATAGCACCGCGTGACAAGAGCAAAGTTTATCTGCTGGTCAATATGTATGGCAAAATGTCTGCATTTCCCCCAACAGCGGCCCACAGAATAATGGGCATAAACCTGGCTGGCACACTGCCGTGGGAGCTTAAAGTAGAAAAAGGGGAAGGCAATGGTAATCCGCTACCGGAAAGGAGTGCGTTTGCCAGAGAAATCATGAACCTCGCTGATGTCATTTGGCCGTGGAAACAGTGGAAAGAGCCGGGTGGGGGCCTCCTGGCCGGTATAAGGGGGCTGTTTGGGAAATGA